Proteins encoded by one window of Clostridium perfringens:
- the argF gene encoding ornithine carbamoyltransferase, with protein sequence MAVNLKGRSFLTLKDFTPAEIRYLLDLSHDLKAKKRAGILGDSLKGKNVVLLFEKTSTRTRCAFECGAAEEGAHVTFLTNSQMGKKESIEDTAKVLGRMYDGIEFRGFKQSTVEELAKHAGVPVWNGLTDADHPTQILADFLTIEEHAHKPLSEIKLVFTGDTRNNMSYALMYGAAKMGMHFVALGPDSLKPDEDILKEMQEYSKETGATIEFSSNVDEAVKGADVIYTDIWVSMGEDESLYPERVKLLTPYKVTREMMNKTGNKNTLFMHCLPSFHDEDTEVCKDMMDRLGLDIREVEDEVFRSKNSVVFDEAENRMHTIKAVMVATAGR encoded by the coding sequence ATGGCAGTTAACTTAAAAGGAAGAAGCTTTTTAACATTAAAAGACTTTACACCAGCAGAAATAAGATATTTATTAGATCTTTCTCATGATTTAAAGGCTAAAAAGAGAGCTGGAATATTAGGAGATAGCTTAAAAGGTAAAAATGTAGTTTTACTATTTGAAAAAACTTCAACTAGAACAAGATGTGCTTTTGAATGTGGAGCTGCTGAAGAAGGTGCTCATGTAACATTCTTAACTAACTCACAAATGGGTAAAAAAGAATCAATAGAAGATACTGCTAAGGTTCTTGGAAGAATGTATGATGGTATTGAATTTAGAGGATTCAAACAATCAACTGTTGAAGAATTAGCTAAACATGCAGGTGTTCCAGTATGGAATGGATTAACTGACGCTGACCATCCAACTCAAATATTAGCAGACTTCTTAACAATAGAAGAACATGCACATAAACCATTAAGTGAAATCAAATTAGTATTTACTGGTGATACAAGAAATAACATGAGTTATGCATTAATGTATGGTGCAGCTAAAATGGGAATGCACTTTGTAGCTCTTGGACCAGATAGCTTAAAACCAGATGAAGATATTCTTAAAGAAATGCAAGAATACTCAAAAGAAACTGGTGCAACTATAGAATTTAGTTCAAATGTTGATGAAGCAGTTAAGGGTGCAGATGTTATCTACACTGATATCTGGGTATCAATGGGTGAAGATGAAAGCTTATATCCAGAAAGAGTTAAATTATTAACTCCATACAAAGTTACTAGAGAAATGATGAATAAAACAGGAAATAAGAATACTTTATTCATGCACTGCCTACCATCATTCCATGATGAAGATACAGAAGTATGTAAAGATATGATGGATAGATTAGGTCTTGATATAAGAGAAGTTGAAGATGAAGTATTTAGAAGTAAAAATTCAGTTGTATTTGATGAAGCTGAAAACAGAATGCATACAATCAAAGCAGTAATGGTAGCAACTGCTGGAAGATAA
- the arcA gene encoding arginine deiminase: MRDDRALNVTSEIGRLKTVLLHRPGEEIENLTPDLLDRLLFDDIPYLKVAREEHDAFAQTLREAGVEVLYLEVLAAEAIETSDEVKQQFISEFIDEAGVESERLKEALIEYFNSFSNNKAMVDKMMAGVRKEELKDYHRESLYDQVNNVYPFVCDPMPNLYFTRDPFATIGHGITLNHMRTDTRNRETIFAKYIFRHHPRFEGKDIPFWFNRNDKTSLEGGDELILSKEILAVGISQRTDSASVEKLAKKLLYYPDTSFKTVLAFKIPVSRAFMHLDTVFTQVDYDKFTVHPGIVGPLEVYALTKDPENDGQLLVTEEVDTLENILKKYLDRDIKLIKCGGGDEIIAAREQWNDGSNTLAIAPGEVVVYSRNYVTNEILEKEGIKLHVIPSSELSRGRGGPRCMSMPLIREDL; this comes from the coding sequence ATGAGAGATGACAGAGCATTAAATGTTACTTCTGAAATAGGAAGATTAAAAACAGTTCTATTACATAGACCTGGAGAAGAAATTGAAAACTTAACACCAGATCTATTAGATAGACTACTATTTGATGACATTCCATACTTAAAAGTTGCAAGAGAAGAACATGACGCTTTTGCACAAACTTTAAGAGAAGCAGGAGTAGAAGTGCTTTATTTAGAAGTTCTTGCTGCTGAGGCAATAGAAACTAGTGATGAGGTTAAACAACAATTTATAAGTGAATTTATTGATGAGGCTGGAGTTGAAAGTGAAAGATTAAAAGAAGCATTAATAGAATACTTCAACTCATTTAGTAATAATAAAGCAATGGTTGATAAGATGATGGCTGGGGTAAGAAAGGAAGAACTTAAGGATTACCACAGAGAATCATTATATGACCAAGTAAATAATGTATATCCATTTGTATGTGATCCAATGCCAAATCTTTATTTTACAAGAGATCCATTTGCAACAATTGGACATGGTATTACATTAAACCACATGAGAACAGATACAAGAAATAGAGAAACAATATTTGCTAAATACATATTTAGACATCATCCAAGATTTGAAGGAAAGGATATTCCATTCTGGTTTAATAGAAATGATAAAACTTCTCTTGAAGGTGGAGATGAATTAATACTTTCAAAAGAAATTTTAGCAGTTGGTATATCACAAAGAACTGATTCAGCATCAGTTGAAAAATTAGCTAAAAAGTTACTTTACTATCCAGATACAAGTTTTAAAACTGTATTAGCATTTAAAATACCAGTATCAAGAGCATTTATGCATTTAGATACAGTATTTACTCAAGTAGATTATGATAAATTTACAGTTCACCCTGGTATAGTAGGACCTTTAGAAGTTTATGCATTAACTAAAGATCCAGAAAATGATGGACAACTACTTGTAACAGAAGAAGTTGATACTTTAGAAAATATATTAAAGAAATATCTAGATAGAGATATTAAATTAATAAAATGTGGTGGCGGAGATGAAATAATAGCTGCTAGAGAACAATGGAATGATGGTTCAAATACACTTGCTATTGCTCCTGGAGAAGTTGTAGTTTACTCAAGAAACTATGTAACTAATGAAATATTAGAAAAAGAAGGAATAAAATTACACGTTATACCTTCATCTGAATTATCAAGAGGTAGAGGGGGCCCTAGATGTATGTCAATGCCTCTAATAAGAGAAGATTTATAA
- a CDS encoding beta-galactosidase, producing the protein MKNYGPISSKVTKMLHGADYNPEQWIDMPNIWGEDVRLMKLSHTNVVAVGIFSWTMLEPEEGKFNFEWLDEIMDLMHKNGNYVILATPSGAKPIWMAHKYPETLRVAPNRVRNLYGERHNHCYTSPIYREKIAIIDRLLAERYKDHPALILWHISNEFEGQCYCPLCEEAFRDFLREKYDNDINKLNKAWWTKFWSHTYASFDEIEAPAPHGEPALHGLNLDWMRFVTHQTLDYYKHERSILKEITPDIPVTTNFHDYISLFRGIDYWKFAPYLDVVSWDNYPYWHGERTDDHEGSRIGFVHDLNRAILNGKPFMMMESSPSSTNWQPVAKLRRPGMHVLSSLQAVAHGSDTVQYFQWRKSRGSSEKFHGAVVDHCGHENTRVFRDVTKVGEILSKLDDVIGTSVEPQVAVIYDWENYWAINDAQGPRIEQKDYFETCQKHYKAFWDMSIPTDVINMDCDFSKYKVVVAPMLYMVRPGVGERLEEFVNNGGTLVTTYWSGIVDENDLCFLGGFPGPLKKVTGIWAEELDALYDEDVNYVSIEEGNSLGMKGEYEARIFCDLIHSEGAEVLATYKTDFYKGMPALTCNNFGEGQAYYIAFRNNDEFLSDFYSSLAKKLTLKRAIEIDLPKGINAQVRMDEKNEFVFFMNFSSEEKTIDIKDLDLTDMVTGEKVTKEMEIEPYGVRIVRRK; encoded by the coding sequence TTGAAAAATTATGGACCAATAAGTTCTAAAGTAACAAAAATGCTTCATGGAGCAGATTACAACCCAGAGCAATGGATTGATATGCCTAACATATGGGGAGAAGATGTTAGATTAATGAAGCTTTCTCATACAAATGTTGTAGCTGTAGGCATATTCTCATGGACAATGTTAGAGCCAGAGGAAGGTAAGTTTAACTTTGAATGGTTAGATGAAATCATGGATTTAATGCACAAGAATGGAAACTATGTAATACTTGCTACACCAAGTGGAGCTAAACCAATATGGATGGCTCATAAGTATCCAGAAACTTTAAGAGTTGCTCCAAACAGAGTAAGAAACTTATATGGAGAGCGTCATAACCATTGCTATACATCTCCTATATATAGAGAAAAAATTGCTATAATAGACAGATTATTAGCTGAAAGATATAAAGATCACCCAGCTTTAATCTTATGGCATATTTCAAATGAGTTTGAAGGTCAATGTTACTGTCCTTTATGTGAAGAAGCTTTTAGAGATTTCTTAAGAGAGAAATATGATAATGATATAAATAAATTAAATAAAGCTTGGTGGACTAAGTTCTGGAGCCATACATATGCTTCCTTTGATGAAATAGAAGCACCAGCTCCTCATGGAGAACCAGCTCTTCATGGATTAAACTTAGATTGGATGAGATTTGTTACTCACCAAACTTTAGATTACTACAAGCATGAAAGAAGCATATTAAAGGAAATCACACCAGATATCCCTGTAACTACTAACTTCCATGATTATATTTCATTATTCAGAGGAATAGATTACTGGAAATTTGCTCCTTACTTAGATGTTGTATCATGGGATAACTATCCTTACTGGCATGGTGAAAGAACAGATGACCATGAAGGTAGTAGAATTGGATTTGTTCATGACTTAAATAGAGCTATTTTAAATGGTAAGCCATTTATGATGATGGAAAGTTCACCAAGTTCAACAAACTGGCAACCAGTTGCAAAACTTAGACGTCCAGGAATGCACGTTTTATCTTCTCTTCAAGCTGTAGCACATGGTTCAGATACAGTTCAATATTTCCAATGGAGAAAGAGTAGAGGATCATCAGAAAAGTTCCATGGAGCTGTTGTTGATCACTGTGGACATGAAAATACAAGAGTATTTAGAGATGTAACTAAGGTTGGAGAAATTCTATCAAAACTTGATGACGTAATAGGAACTTCTGTAGAGCCACAAGTAGCTGTTATTTACGATTGGGAAAATTATTGGGCAATAAATGATGCTCAAGGTCCTAGAATAGAGCAAAAGGATTACTTTGAAACTTGTCAAAAGCACTATAAAGCTTTCTGGGATATGTCAATTCCAACAGATGTTATAAACATGGATTGTGATTTCTCAAAATATAAGGTGGTTGTAGCACCAATGCTTTATATGGTAAGACCAGGTGTTGGAGAAAGATTAGAGGAATTCGTAAATAATGGAGGAACTTTAGTAACAACTTACTGGAGTGGTATTGTTGATGAGAATGATCTTTGCTTCTTAGGAGGATTCCCTGGCCCATTAAAGAAAGTTACAGGAATCTGGGCTGAAGAGCTAGATGCACTTTATGATGAAGATGTAAACTATGTTTCTATTGAAGAGGGAAATAGCTTAGGAATGAAAGGTGAATATGAAGCTAGAATATTCTGTGACTTAATTCACTCAGAAGGAGCTGAAGTTCTTGCAACATACAAAACAGATTTCTACAAAGGAATGCCAGCTTTAACTTGTAACAACTTTGGAGAGGGACAAGCTTACTATATAGCATTTAGAAATAATGATGAGTTCTTATCAGATTTCTACTCAAGCTTAGCTAAGAAGTTAACTTTAAAGAGAGCTATAGAAATTGACTTACCAAAGGGAATTAATGCTCAAGTTCGTATGGATGAAAAGAATGAGTTTGTATTCTTTATGAACTTCTCATCAGAGGAAAAAACAATAGACATTAAAGATCTTGATTTAACAGATATGGTAACTGGTGAAAAGGTAACTAAGGAAATGGAAATAGAACCTTATGGAGTTAGAATAGTTAGAAGAAAATAA
- a CDS encoding amino acid permease gives MSERKRSLSSGALMLMTFTAVFSFGNIIDSSVNIGLATIPSYIFGTVFYFLPFALMIGEFASASSDSESGINSWIKKSLGARWAFLGSWSYFFVNLFFFTSLLPKILIYASYTFVGRNVFDGKTVLISVISIVLFWAVTIISTKGVSWISKITSISGVARIILGLGFIVLSFGVILFLGKAPAQEFTAETIMPKFNWSYFMVLAWILQAVGGAESIGVYIKDVKGGNKTFIRTMVISTAIVGGLYALGAVSVGLVVPSEVLQGNFSNGLFDAFAILGANYGVGNIITNIVGFIMMLASLGSLVLWTAAPVKVLFSEIPEGIFGKWIAKTDKKGTPVNALYVQAVIVTVLLLVPALGIGSVDSLLEMLINMTASTSLIPVLFFLVGYIVLRAKKDDMERSFKVGSKNFGIAIGVLLLALFVFVFVISSIPAPQDFAAYFNGTLAEGATNPVFVLLYNVLGLIFFLGFAEICWRKYEKKVGKAVANEWDQEEISEIA, from the coding sequence ATGAGTGAGAGAAAAAGGTCGCTTAGTTCAGGGGCTTTAATGCTTATGACATTTACGGCGGTATTTTCATTCGGAAACATAATTGATAGTAGTGTAAATATTGGACTAGCTACAATACCATCATACATATTTGGTACAGTATTTTACTTTTTACCATTTGCTTTGATGATTGGTGAGTTTGCTTCAGCTAGTTCAGATTCTGAATCAGGTATAAATAGTTGGATAAAGAAATCTTTAGGGGCAAGATGGGCTTTCTTAGGATCATGGTCTTATTTCTTTGTTAACTTGTTCTTCTTTACTTCACTATTACCTAAAATATTAATTTATGCATCTTATACCTTTGTTGGTAGAAACGTATTTGATGGAAAAACAGTATTAATTTCTGTTATATCAATAGTATTATTCTGGGCAGTAACTATAATTTCTACTAAGGGTGTATCTTGGATTTCAAAAATAACAAGTATATCTGGTGTAGCTAGAATAATTTTAGGTTTAGGATTCATAGTATTATCTTTCGGAGTTATTTTATTCTTAGGAAAAGCTCCAGCTCAAGAATTCACAGCAGAAACTATTATGCCTAAGTTTAACTGGTCATATTTCATGGTTTTAGCTTGGATTTTACAAGCAGTAGGTGGTGCTGAAAGTATAGGTGTATATATTAAAGACGTAAAGGGTGGAAATAAAACATTCATAAGAACAATGGTAATTTCAACTGCTATAGTTGGTGGTTTATATGCACTTGGAGCTGTTTCAGTAGGTTTAGTTGTACCTTCAGAAGTATTACAAGGTAATTTCTCAAATGGTTTATTTGATGCCTTTGCAATATTAGGTGCAAACTATGGAGTAGGTAACATAATAACTAACATAGTTGGATTCATAATGATGCTTGCTTCTTTAGGTTCATTAGTTTTATGGACTGCAGCACCTGTTAAAGTATTATTCTCTGAAATTCCTGAAGGAATCTTTGGTAAATGGATTGCTAAAACAGATAAAAAAGGAACTCCTGTAAATGCTTTATATGTACAAGCTGTAATAGTAACAGTATTACTATTAGTACCAGCTTTAGGAATAGGTTCAGTTGATAGCTTACTTGAAATGTTAATAAACATGACTGCTTCAACTTCATTAATTCCAGTATTATTCTTCTTAGTTGGATACATTGTATTAAGAGCTAAGAAAGACGATATGGAAAGATCATTTAAAGTTGGATCTAAAAACTTTGGAATAGCAATTGGAGTATTATTACTTGCTTTATTCGTATTCGTATTTGTAATATCTTCAATTCCAGCTCCTCAAGACTTTGCAGCTTACTTTAATGGAACATTAGCAGAAGGAGCAACAAATCCTGTATTCGTACTTTTATACAATGTATTAGGATTAATATTCTTCTTAGGTTTTGCTGAAATCTGCTGGAGAAAATATGAAAAGAAAGTTGGAAAAGCTGTAGCTAATGAATGGGATCAAGAAGAGATTTCAGAAATAGCTTAA
- a CDS encoding DIP1984 family protein: protein MKLAEALILRADLQKELMSLKNRINQNLLVQEGEKPSENPYTLYDEILLKVSELEGLILKINKTNSNYITSNNESISDLIVKRDMLGKKISILKEIAEEATVKVNRYSQTEIKIFSAMKVDQLQREINKYSKEYRELDTKLQGLNWTIDLME, encoded by the coding sequence ATGAAATTAGCTGAGGCATTGATTTTAAGAGCAGATTTACAAAAAGAATTAATGAGTTTAAAAAATAGAATAAATCAAAACTTACTAGTTCAAGAAGGTGAGAAACCCTCTGAGAACCCATATACACTATATGATGAGATACTGTTAAAAGTAAGTGAATTAGAGGGGTTAATTCTAAAGATTAATAAAACTAATAGTAATTACATAACTAGTAATAATGAAAGTATTTCTGATTTGATTGTAAAAAGAGATATGCTTGGAAAGAAGATAAGCATATTAAAAGAAATAGCTGAAGAAGCTACAGTAAAAGTAAATAGATACTCTCAAACTGAAATAAAAATATTTTCTGCAATGAAGGTAGATCAATTACAGAGAGAGATAAATAAATATTCTAAGGAATATAGAGAACTAGACACTAAGTTACAAGGTTTAAACTGGACAATAGATTTAATGGAATAA
- the pfoA gene encoding cholesterol-dependent cytolysin perfringolysin O: protein MIRFKKTKLIASIAMALCLFSQPVISFSKDITDKNQSIDSGISSLSYNRNEVLASNGDKIESFVPKEGKKTGNKFIVVERQKRSLTTSPVDISIIDSVNDRTYPGALQLADKAFVENRPTILMVKRKPININIDLPGLKGENSIKVDDPTYGKVSGAIDELVSKWNDKYSSTHTLPARTQYSESMVYSKSQISSALNVNAKVLENSLGVDFNAVANNEKKVMILAYKQIFYTVSADLPKNPSDLFDDSVTFNDLKQKGVSNEAPPLMVSNVAYGRTIYVKLETTSSSKDVQAAFKALIKNTDIKNSQQYKDIYENSSFTAVVLGGDAQEHNKVVTKDFDEIRKVIKDNATFSTKNPAYPISYTSVFLKDNSVAAVHNKTDYIETTSTEYSKGKINLDHSGAYVAQFEVAWDEVSYDKEGNEVLTHKTWDGNYQDKTAHYSTVIPLEANARNIRIKARECTGLAWEWWRDVISEYDVPLTNNINVSIWGTTLYPGSSITYN from the coding sequence ATGATAAGATTTAAGAAAACAAAATTAATAGCAAGTATTGCAATGGCTTTATGTCTGTTTTCTCAACCAGTAATTAGTTTCTCAAAGGATATAACAGATAAAAATCAAAGTATTGATTCTGGAATATCAAGCTTAAGTTACAATAGAAATGAAGTTTTAGCTAGTAATGGAGATAAAATTGAAAGTTTTGTTCCAAAGGAAGGTAAAAAGACTGGTAATAAATTTATAGTTGTAGAACGTCAAAAAAGATCCCTTACAACATCACCAGTAGATATATCAATAATTGATTCTGTAAATGACCGTACATATCCAGGAGCATTACAACTTGCAGATAAAGCATTTGTGGAAAATAGACCTACAATCTTAATGGTAAAAAGAAAGCCTATTAACATTAATATAGATTTACCAGGATTAAAGGGTGAAAATAGCATAAAGGTTGATGATCCAACCTATGGAAAAGTTTCTGGAGCAATTGATGAATTAGTATCTAAGTGGAATGACAAGTATTCATCTACACATACTTTACCAGCAAGAACTCAATATTCAGAATCTATGGTTTATAGTAAATCACAAATATCAAGTGCCCTTAATGTTAATGCTAAAGTCCTTGAAAACTCACTTGGAGTAGACTTTAATGCAGTAGCAAACAATGAGAAAAAAGTTATGATTTTAGCATATAAACAAATATTCTATACAGTAAGTGCAGACTTACCTAAGAATCCATCAGATCTTTTTGATGACAGTGTTACATTTAATGATTTAAAACAAAAGGGAGTAAGTAATGAAGCACCTCCACTTATGGTTTCAAATGTAGCTTATGGAAGAACAATATATGTTAAGTTAGAAACTACTTCTAGTAGTAAAGATGTACAAGCTGCTTTCAAAGCTCTTATAAAGAACACTGATATAAAAAATAGTCAACAATATAAAGATATTTATGAAAATAGTTCCTTCACAGCAGTAGTTTTAGGAGGAGATGCACAAGAACATAACAAAGTTGTAACTAAGGACTTTGATGAAATAAGAAAAGTAATTAAAGACAATGCAACTTTTAGCACAAAAAACCCAGCATATCCAATATCTTATACTAGTGTTTTCTTAAAAGATAACTCAGTTGCTGCTGTTCACAATAAAACAGATTATATAGAAACAACTTCTACAGAATATTCTAAGGGAAAAATAAACTTAGATCATAGTGGAGCCTATGTTGCACAGTTTGAAGTAGCCTGGGATGAAGTTTCATATGATAAAGAAGGAAATGAAGTTTTAACTCATAAAACATGGGATGGAAATTATCAAGATAAAACAGCTCACTATTCAACAGTAATACCTCTTGAAGCCAATGCAAGAAATATAAGAATAAAGGCAAGAGAGTGTACAGGTCTTGCTTGGGAATGGTGGAGAGATGTTATAAGTGAATATGATGTTCCATTAACAAATAATATAAATGTTTCAATATGGGGAACTACTTTATACCCTGGATCTAGTATTACTTACAATTAA
- a CDS encoding PTS sugar transporter subunit IIC, with amino-acid sequence MQVLIGAGLLLIVLGLFTLFSYKAPHGMKAMGALAGAACASFLVEAFHSSFFGNVLNIEFLKKVGDANGSLGGVAAAILVPLALGVSPVYSVLIGLSCSGLGILPGFIAGYLMSFVVKFLEEKLPSGLDLIVIIVVATPLTRIIGDFTAPVVDSTLLKIGQVLIASANSNPITMGIILGGIITVVATAPLSSMALTAMLGLTGAPMAIGALSVFGSSFLNFVLFQKMKFGSKKDTISVAIEPLTQADIITANPIPIYVTNFIGGALCGIIIVLMGLTNMSPGTATPIAGFAVMFAYNPAFKVLMASLACVVVSAGSGYLGYLLFKNYKIHTVDEIRGNDLEVE; translated from the coding sequence ATGCAAGTTTTAATTGGGGCAGGACTTTTATTAATAGTTTTAGGATTGTTTACCTTATTTAGTTATAAGGCACCACATGGAATGAAGGCTATGGGAGCATTGGCAGGGGCAGCTTGTGCAAGCTTTTTAGTTGAGGCATTTCACTCATCATTCTTTGGAAATGTTCTAAATATAGAGTTTTTAAAGAAGGTTGGAGATGCTAATGGAAGCTTAGGAGGAGTTGCAGCAGCAATTCTTGTACCTTTAGCTTTAGGAGTTTCACCAGTTTATTCAGTTTTAATAGGACTATCATGTTCAGGATTAGGAATATTACCAGGATTTATAGCAGGTTATTTAATGTCATTTGTGGTTAAATTCTTAGAAGAAAAATTACCAAGTGGTTTAGATTTAATTGTAATAATAGTTGTGGCTACGCCTCTTACAAGAATAATAGGTGATTTTACAGCACCAGTAGTTGATTCTACTTTATTAAAAATAGGACAGGTTTTAATAGCTTCAGCAAACTCTAATCCAATAACAATGGGAATAATACTTGGAGGAATTATAACTGTAGTTGCTACGGCACCTTTAAGTTCAATGGCTTTAACAGCTATGCTTGGACTAACAGGAGCACCAATGGCAATAGGAGCATTATCAGTTTTTGGTTCATCTTTCTTAAATTTTGTTTTATTCCAAAAAATGAAGTTTGGAAGCAAAAAAGATACAATATCAGTTGCCATAGAGCCATTAACGCAGGCGGATATAATAACAGCTAACCCTATTCCTATTTATGTAACTAATTTTATTGGTGGCGCTTTATGTGGGATTATAATAGTTTTAATGGGACTTACTAATATGTCTCCAGGGACAGCTACCCCTATTGCTGGTTTTGCTGTAATGTTTGCATATAACCCAGCATTTAAGGTATTAATGGCTTCTCTAGCTTGTGTAGTTGTAAGTGCAGGTAGTGGATACCTAGGGTATTTATTATTTAAAAACTACAAAATACATACAGTAGATGAGATACGTGGAAATGATTTAGAGGTAGAATAA
- a CDS encoding helix-turn-helix domain-containing protein — protein MFKEDLLETSEKIQYNIFKKVYVNNGKINKNDLCSDLNISLPTLKTHLKKIEYLLNKYYKSKVKISSSKDFIFLKYETGVSLHSLTTYYIESSLKYKLLKFFFIKHTKKFTGIQICNYFNISLATLNRKILECNSLLKEFDISIKNYELTGSQLQISYFYYLLFWNNRIDISSVVSANHNITEVIEKTFNITLKISEKYPLYTWLKILMIRKKFFVEDFFKDEFTKKNLSILENTEIFIELKNFFEKDSLSKSSSTYLAYSTLCFILSFNIIPYEVIKEFSTVNESTPFKIFSLMTEEMSNLYTTHPNNFNNEVKLHLLSLCFKSYFFKGIFYSNNKIVTNYYLNEFTSDSREKFVNDLLLKINSLYKVKYSFDPDYFKLCIILTLNYLNGVSKHSLTIGILSRIDSLILNTTIDYLRKFLRRKFDVIVEVYDEYKKENYDLVITNFDPNYIPKNYNNIYIFSNLAVQYDLGNIVKILNEIEKTKFEA, from the coding sequence ATGTTTAAAGAAGATTTATTAGAAACATCTGAAAAAATTCAATATAACATTTTTAAAAAAGTATATGTAAATAACGGGAAGATTAATAAAAATGATTTATGCTCCGATTTAAATATATCATTGCCAACTTTAAAAACTCACTTAAAGAAAATTGAATACTTATTAAATAAATATTATAAATCAAAAGTAAAAATATCCTCTTCAAAGGACTTTATTTTTTTAAAGTATGAAACTGGAGTAAGTCTTCATTCTTTAACAACTTACTACATAGAAAGTTCTCTTAAATATAAACTTTTAAAATTTTTCTTTATTAAGCACACCAAGAAATTTACTGGAATACAAATTTGTAATTACTTTAATATAAGTTTAGCAACTTTAAACAGAAAAATATTAGAATGTAATTCACTCCTTAAAGAGTTTGATATATCTATTAAGAACTATGAACTTACAGGTTCTCAACTTCAAATATCTTATTTTTATTATTTATTATTTTGGAATAACAGAATAGATATATCTTCTGTAGTATCAGCTAATCACAACATAACTGAAGTAATTGAAAAAACTTTTAATATCACCTTAAAAATTAGTGAAAAGTATCCCTTATATACTTGGTTAAAAATCTTAATGATAAGAAAAAAATTTTTTGTTGAAGATTTCTTTAAGGATGAATTCACCAAAAAGAATTTAAGCATATTAGAAAACACTGAAATTTTTATAGAGCTTAAAAATTTCTTTGAAAAAGATTCCTTAAGTAAGTCCTCTAGTACATACTTAGCATACTCTACTCTTTGCTTTATTTTAAGTTTTAATATAATCCCATATGAAGTTATTAAAGAATTTTCTACAGTTAATGAAAGTACTCCCTTTAAGATTTTCTCTTTAATGACTGAGGAAATGAGTAACTTATATACCACTCACCCTAATAACTTCAATAATGAAGTGAAATTGCATTTACTAAGTTTATGCTTTAAAAGTTACTTCTTTAAGGGAATTTTTTATTCAAACAATAAAATTGTTACAAATTATTATTTAAATGAATTCACAAGTGATTCTAGAGAAAAATTTGTTAATGACTTATTATTAAAAATTAACTCTTTATATAAGGTAAAATACTCCTTTGACCCAGATTACTTTAAACTTTGCATAATATTAACCTTAAATTATCTTAATGGAGTGTCCAAACATTCCCTTACTATAGGTATTTTATCTAGAATAGATAGTTTGATTCTTAACACCACTATTGACTATTTAAGAAAATTTTTAAGAAGAAAATTTGATGTTATCGTGGAAGTTTATGATGAATATAAAAAAGAAAATTATGATCTTGTAATTACAAACTTCGATCCTAATTACATACCAAAAAACTATAATAATATTTATATATTTTCAAATTTAGCAGTACAATATGACTTAGGTAATATAGTTAAAATACTAAATGAAATAGAAAAAACTAAATTTGAAGCATAA
- a CDS encoding NADAR family protein → MRYSVEGVCQKFKSGEELEFLFFWGHTKNKNEKITKACFSQWYLSDFTVNGVLYNCAEKYMMAEKARLFKDYETLEEILSVENQKEIKDLGRKIKNFNEELWNREKYEIVKSGNLAKFSQDENLKEFLLSTGDKIIVEASPYDSIWGIGMGAKDENIEDPTAWKGENLLGFALMEVRDLLNTM, encoded by the coding sequence ATGAGATATTCTGTAGAAGGTGTTTGCCAGAAGTTTAAAAGTGGAGAGGAACTAGAGTTTTTATTTTTCTGGGGACATACAAAAAATAAAAATGAAAAAATAACTAAGGCTTGTTTTAGCCAATGGTATCTTTCTGATTTTACAGTTAATGGAGTTTTATATAACTGTGCAGAGAAGTATATGATGGCTGAAAAGGCAAGGTTATTTAAGGATTATGAAACCTTAGAAGAAATATTATCTGTTGAAAATCAAAAAGAAATAAAAGACTTAGGAAGAAAGATTAAAAACTTCAATGAAGAGCTTTGGAATAGAGAAAAATATGAAATTGTTAAGAGTGGAAATTTAGCTAAGTTTTCTCAAGATGAAAATCTTAAGGAGTTTTTATTAAGCACAGGAGATAAAATAATAGTTGAAGCAAGTCCATATGACTCTATTTGGGGAATAGGAATGGGTGCAAAGGATGAGAATATAGAAGACCCTACAGCTTGGAAGGGAGAAAATCTCTTAGGTTTTGCTCTTATGGAAGTAAGAGACTTGCTAAATACAATGTAA